The genome window AAATTCTCCTTATCGTTGCCGGCGTGCTTGTTGTTGTTTTAGCTGGATTTTTTGGAATGAGAAAGTATACCAAATCTTTCAGCCCGGAAGCAGTTGCAGAAACGACGAACAATGGTGTAAGTGTAAAAGTCACTTATAGTAAGCCAGGCAAGAAAGGAAGACTGCTTTTTGGCAGGGAACAAGATAAGGCACTTGCGCCCTACGGGAAAGTCTGGCGCACCGGCGCTAATGAAGCCACACTCATTGAACTCGGCGAGGGCCTGTCTATCGGCGGCAAGCCGGTGAAAGCGGGCACTTATTCGCTTTACTCGGTCCCTGGGCAGAGCACCTGGAAAATTATCCTTAACTCGGAGACCGGCCAGTGGGGCACGGAATATAATGATGGCAAAGATGTGATGCGCGTGGAAGTGCCTATCAGGATCAGGCCGACAGTTCAGGAATTGTTTAATATTTACTTCGAAGATATACCGGGCGGCGTCAACATGATTTTAAGCTGGGACCAGACAGAAGCATTGGTTCCTATCACCAAGTAAACCGCTCGTCTGCACGCTCCTTATGTTTGTTGAAGCTATTGAAAAAGTAGATCAGTACACCCGTCCCATTCATTTTATATTGCGTTATTACACCGGCAGTGACATTGTGCCGGGCACTGCTACATTGTTTTTTGTGAATGAAAATGGCTTTGCGATTACCTGTAGGCACGTAGCGCAGCAGATCTTGTATGCCAGCTCCATTTATGAGAATTACCTCAAATTTAAGGGTGAGCTCAGAAAATTTGAGAAAGATCCCGGGCTGGAAACACAGCGCGCTTTTCTGGAAACCAAATACAGGATCAGCAACGATAATCCGATCCGGATACTTTTTAATTTTATCAACTGCGTTACGGCTTACAAAGGCCTGGCCATTCACCTGCACCCGACTCAGGATCTGGCGATCATTCAGTTCCGGGATTATGACAGCAAGCAATATCAGGGTTATGCGCGCTTTTTAAAAGATTCCAGACTTGTAAAGCAAGGACGATATCTCTGCCGCTTAGGCTATCCGTTTCCCGAATTTACCAATTATCAATACAACAAAAACACAGGTGACATTGAGTGGCTCAAAGCAGGCCGCATCAACACGCCGAGTTTCCCGATCGACGGCATTATTACGCGCCATATTGGTGAAAGCAATGGTGTTGTGGGCATTGAAATGAGCACACCAGGATTAAGAGGACAGAGTGGCGGGCCGCTTTTTGACACAAATGGGATCATTTACGGCATGCAAAGCTCCACGCGCCACCTGCATTTGGGATTTGACCAGGTGAATAGGGAAGTGACAACGGAAGGACAAAGGAAAAGGGTTTCTAATTATCCTTTCCTGAATGTGGGCCAATGCGTGCATGTGGACGTGATCAAGCAATTCCTGCGCGAGAAAAACGTCACATTCTATGAAGAGGAAGTTTAAAGGATCAGCATTAATTCTTCCAGGCGCCTGATATCGTATGTAGGGCTCTCATCAAACTGGAGTCCGGCGGGATTGTAATAAACCGTGTCCATTCCAAATTGCTTCGCACCCATAATGTCGGCCACCCAGTTATCCCCGATCATAATGCTCTCCGAGGGCACCGCCCTGGCCGTTTCCAATGCGTAAGCGAAAATTTTAGGATCCGGCTTTTTGGCGTTTGCCGTGTCAAACGTAATGATGTTCTCAAAAAAGTGGCCTATTTCCGAGCTGGCGATCTTCCTCGCCTGGATTTCGTTAAAACCATTCGTAATGATGTGCATGGAATAGCCAGCCGAGTTCGCATAGTTGAGCAGATCGAGCGCGCCTTCCAGCAAATGCTTCTTATCCGGCAATGTTCGAAGATAGGCCTCGCCGATTTCTGTGTGATTAGGAGGCAAGTTGGCGCCGAGTTCTTCAAACACCATCTTGAACCTGTTTTCACGTATATAGGTATGGTGCACCGTTCCGCGATCAAATGCATCCCACAATGCGGTATTTATTTTCAAAAAAGACTGGATAAACGAGTCCAAAGACGATACTCCGTACTGAATCAGGGTCAATGTGTGAAAAATTTCTTCCAGCGATTCGGAAGAATTTCTGTCAAAATCCCAAAGTGTATGGTCCAGATCGAAGAAAAGATGCCGGTATTTCATATCTGGTAAAAATTCAAATTTTATTAGAAAAGTGAAATTTAATTTTTATTCACCAAAATTCATAAATAAAAAATAAGAAGTGATCCAAACGGCATAACCGGGTCGTATGTCATTTGATAAGTTCTATTAATTATTGCAATAGGAACACAGCGTACAGCCAGTACACGTATATTCTTCAAAAGAGGGGTTTGTTGTTAACAGTTGTTAATGAAATTTATTTTACAAAAAAAAGAAACCTAAAGATTTGCAAATTCTTTTTCAAATCCATTTCTTTGATATGTATAATTCAAAATACAGAAAAGACAGTTCAATATTTCACTAAACAGAAAGGAGAAACAATATCGACGAACCGCTCTACGTTAACTAAATCGAATAGTAAAAATGGAGAAAGTCCAAGTTAGCGACAGTGAGTTGGTAACATTGTATATCCGCGGTAATGAAAAGGCATTTGAAAAGCTTGTTCAGCGCCATAAATCAAGAATATACACCACTATTTATCTGATTGTCAAGGACCAGTATGTAGCCGAGGATTTATTACAGGATACATTTATCAAGGCCGTTGACACGATAAAAGGTGGTAGATATAATGATGAAGGCAAGTTCCTGCCATGGATTATACGTATCGCACACAACCTCGCCATTGATTATTTCAGACGCGATAAACGCTACCCCAATGTAGTATTTGAAGATGGAAGCAGTGTTTTCAATACGCTGGATTTTTCGGAGGATTCCGTAGAGTCAATCCAGATTCGTCAGGAAACACA of Dyadobacter chenhuakuii contains these proteins:
- a CDS encoding RNA polymerase sigma factor, whose product is MEKVQVSDSELVTLYIRGNEKAFEKLVQRHKSRIYTTIYLIVKDQYVAEDLLQDTFIKAVDTIKGGRYNDEGKFLPWIIRIAHNLAIDYFRRDKRYPNVVFEDGSSVFNTLDFSEDSVESIQIRQETHEQLREMIQRLPDVQKQVLIMRHYEDMSFQEIADATGVSINTALGRMRYALINLRKQFNQRAPQYDKNFYLR
- a CDS encoding YjjG family noncanonical pyrimidine nucleotidase → MKYRHLFFDLDHTLWDFDRNSSESLEEIFHTLTLIQYGVSSLDSFIQSFLKINTALWDAFDRGTVHHTYIRENRFKMVFEELGANLPPNHTEIGEAYLRTLPDKKHLLEGALDLLNYANSAGYSMHIITNGFNEIQARKIASSEIGHFFENIITFDTANAKKPDPKIFAYALETARAVPSESIMIGDNWVADIMGAKQFGMDTVYYNPAGLQFDESPTYDIRRLEELMLIL
- a CDS encoding trypsin-like peptidase domain-containing protein, coding for MFVEAIEKVDQYTRPIHFILRYYTGSDIVPGTATLFFVNENGFAITCRHVAQQILYASSIYENYLKFKGELRKFEKDPGLETQRAFLETKYRISNDNPIRILFNFINCVTAYKGLAIHLHPTQDLAIIQFRDYDSKQYQGYARFLKDSRLVKQGRYLCRLGYPFPEFTNYQYNKNTGDIEWLKAGRINTPSFPIDGIITRHIGESNGVVGIEMSTPGLRGQSGGPLFDTNGIIYGMQSSTRHLHLGFDQVNREVTTEGQRKRVSNYPFLNVGQCVHVDVIKQFLREKNVTFYEEEV
- a CDS encoding DUF2911 domain-containing protein, with product MKKILLIVAGVLVVVLAGFFGMRKYTKSFSPEAVAETTNNGVSVKVTYSKPGKKGRLLFGREQDKALAPYGKVWRTGANEATLIELGEGLSIGGKPVKAGTYSLYSVPGQSTWKIILNSETGQWGTEYNDGKDVMRVEVPIRIRPTVQELFNIYFEDIPGGVNMILSWDQTEALVPITK